A portion of the Paenibacillus sonchi genome contains these proteins:
- a CDS encoding BC1872 family protein yields MNKAYEKERAYILTHLTKMDIRKSRMLCEPQIQRFNDLQPDERDQVIYSEVMAYGPFATEVPPFEGEVTSREEFHPTQRLDHAFQVFNYILVPDKLSLVPCGSSVGPFWIVYFEDVYLGVGKTIEMAICISAIVINDAITYKMNM; encoded by the coding sequence ATGAACAAAGCTTACGAAAAAGAACGTGCCTACATCTTAACTCACTTAACGAAAATGGATATTCGGAAATCACGAATGTTATGCGAACCCCAAATCCAACGTTTTAATGACCTGCAGCCGGACGAAAGGGATCAGGTTATTTATTCGGAAGTTATGGCTTATGGGCCATTCGCAACCGAGGTGCCTCCGTTTGAGGGAGAGGTCACTTCACGCGAAGAATTCCATCCCACTCAGCGGTTAGATCATGCATTCCAGGTGTTCAATTACATTCTTGTTCCAGATAAGTTAAGTCTTGTCCCTTGTGGATCGAGTGTCGGCCCGTTTTGGATTGTGTACTTCGAAGATGTTTATTTAGGTGTAGGTAAGACAATTGAGATGGCCATCTGTATATCAGCCATTGTGATT
- a CDS encoding AAA family ATPase yields the protein MKLIKVDIQGFKLYKESQSFSFGMANHIIGGHGEGKTTLGEAIIWCLKGCDTKGSVKGVKKRLMNPACKEMKVGCEFEICSATGEMETRYLFRVSTARSSSCILDGTKVS from the coding sequence ATGAAGCTGATTAAGGTTGATATACAGGGGTTCAAGTTGTACAAGGAGAGTCAAAGCTTCTCCTTTGGTATGGCCAATCATATTATTGGTGGTCACGGAGAAGGGAAGACGACTCTAGGAGAAGCCATCATTTGGTGCCTGAAGGGTTGCGACACCAAAGGGTCAGTAAAGGGAGTCAAGAAGCGGCTGATGAATCCAGCCTGCAAAGAAATGAAGGTAGGATGCGAATTTGAAATTTGTTCAGCTACCGGCGAAATGGAGACACGCTACCTTTTCCGGGTAAGTACAGCTCGAAGTTCAAGCTGCATTTTAGATGGAACAAAAGTATCTTAG
- a CDS encoding DUF4258 domain-containing protein, with product MKKYWPEEIECIRKGVNRLNGYLTTISSHYINDRLHNDAYPNRTFDELDILWAIAQGKIVEGFDSGEKGRNPEPERTIVGPSISGEFCVVIVLMKTSKRFVVKTVFPLNNPRYEKYLEL from the coding sequence ATGAAAAAATACTGGCCAGAAGAAATCGAGTGTATTCGCAAAGGTGTGAATCGATTGAATGGTTATTTGACCACCATATCATCACATTATATTAACGACAGATTGCATAATGACGCCTATCCGAATCGTACTTTCGATGAGTTAGATATTCTTTGGGCGATTGCCCAAGGAAAGATAGTCGAAGGATTTGATTCCGGAGAAAAGGGGCGAAATCCAGAACCGGAACGCACTATTGTGGGCCCATCCATTTCTGGAGAGTTTTGCGTAGTGATTGTTCTCATGAAAACTTCTAAACGATTCGTTGTAAAGACTGTTTTTCCGTTGAATAATCCTCGTTATGAGAAATACCTGGAGCTTTGA
- a CDS encoding glucosaminidase domain-containing protein produces MSSQAEVAEHLKRQLIQKAKKRAKDLARDLILKNPKFWIVIAILLLIFLFVFLIATFVSSSAAVASQNIMSEKIIPPQIYASDMEELITSDFGKRTHPVTGEEGSFHSGIDIDVPEGTPVQSSFDGIVESVSFPNTSDPVTTQNAGIHVVVKSSDPEVALSSRYLHLSQIFVTAGQTVKKGDIIGLSGNTGRSTGAHLHYELIPDGESEATDPKPFVMMTSKLVDIASEEAFKAFKKINWSNSNLGLISYLPTYYSKPMLYLSDMYFAAPEPSTFPSAGAGYYKNISTGSLMGSFSSYGASPIEPPPDNEVVTIPVDPGSLTDPFFLQYASAAQNEELRSGVPASITLAQAALESGRGKSAICNNMFGIKANSSYKGDFCYANTHEEVDGVRVPTKAKFRAYSSVEGSFADHSDFLLRNSRYRIALSKENPYEFANELQRAGYATDSQYANKLKSIIRSQNLASIDMNHGIDPTTGQPFFDVLFSGGSSSGGADDGSNYITLTFGISQYYGNPAAEAVNVYDEKGVPQPTQYYALTSPITGKEIINLEDYNHMLSSNLSTVAPNLMIKDIPQAIRVTLYAPNSIEFYVSKVESIKGMY; encoded by the coding sequence ATGAGCTCCCAGGCCGAAGTAGCTGAACATTTAAAGCGGCAGCTCATCCAGAAAGCAAAAAAACGTGCAAAGGATTTAGCGCGTGATCTGATACTCAAAAACCCAAAATTCTGGATCGTTATCGCTATTCTTTTACTCATTTTCCTTTTTGTATTTTTAATCGCAACCTTCGTATCCAGCTCCGCAGCGGTGGCCAGTCAGAATATCATGTCTGAAAAAATCATCCCACCTCAAATCTATGCTTCAGATATGGAGGAACTCATTACCAGTGATTTTGGGAAGCGAACGCACCCTGTTACCGGTGAAGAAGGGTCTTTTCACAGTGGTATTGATATCGATGTCCCGGAGGGGACACCGGTTCAAAGCTCGTTTGATGGCATCGTGGAGAGTGTAAGCTTCCCCAACACCTCCGATCCCGTGACTACACAGAATGCCGGCATTCATGTCGTCGTAAAAAGCAGTGATCCTGAAGTGGCCTTAAGCAGTCGTTACCTTCACCTGAGCCAGATATTTGTAACCGCCGGACAAACCGTCAAGAAGGGGGATATTATAGGCTTATCCGGAAATACAGGACGCTCTACTGGCGCGCATCTGCATTACGAACTGATACCTGACGGTGAAAGCGAGGCTACGGATCCCAAGCCCTTTGTGATGATGACGTCCAAATTAGTGGATATCGCTAGTGAAGAAGCATTCAAAGCTTTTAAAAAGATCAACTGGTCCAATTCTAATTTAGGTCTCATAAGTTATCTTCCAACATACTATTCCAAACCGATGCTATATTTAAGTGACATGTATTTTGCAGCTCCAGAACCCAGCACATTTCCTTCAGCAGGTGCTGGTTATTATAAGAATATAAGTACTGGAAGCCTGATGGGCAGCTTCTCAAGCTATGGAGCCTCTCCAATAGAGCCCCCACCCGATAACGAAGTAGTCACAATCCCGGTAGATCCCGGTTCACTCACAGATCCATTTTTTCTTCAGTATGCTTCTGCTGCGCAGAATGAGGAACTACGAAGCGGGGTACCGGCGAGCATTACTCTGGCACAAGCGGCTCTCGAGTCGGGGAGAGGAAAAAGTGCGATTTGCAACAACATGTTTGGAATAAAAGCGAATTCTTCGTATAAGGGAGATTTTTGTTATGCGAACACCCATGAAGAGGTAGATGGTGTACGCGTGCCGACGAAAGCAAAGTTTCGTGCCTATTCAAGTGTAGAAGGGTCATTTGCAGATCATTCTGACTTTCTTTTACGGAACAGTCGCTACCGGATCGCCCTGTCCAAAGAAAATCCGTACGAATTCGCGAATGAGCTGCAGCGTGCCGGCTATGCAACGGATAGCCAATATGCCAACAAACTCAAATCTATCATTCGCAGTCAGAACCTGGCCTCCATTGACATGAATCATGGTATTGATCCAACAACCGGACAGCCATTTTTTGACGTCCTCTTTAGCGGAGGGAGCTCGAGCGGAGGAGCAGATGACGGTAGTAACTACATTACGCTTACCTTCGGCATTTCCCAGTATTACGGTAATCCGGCTGCCGAGGCAGTGAATGTCTATGATGAAAAAGGTGTCCCTCAGCCGACTCAATACTATGCCTTAACCAGTCCGATAACAGGAAAAGAAATAATTAATTTGGAAGATTACAATCATATGTTAAGCTCTAATTTAAGTACAGTCGCACCAAACTTGATGATTAAGGATATTCCTCAAGCCATTCGCGTTACACTATACGCACCAAACAGCATTGAATTTTATGTTTCAAAAGTTGAATCCATTAAGGGGATGTATTGA
- a CDS encoding CD3337/EF1877 family mobilome membrane protein, with translation MKEKSSSLGLKRSKYTTWVLSIVLFFILVASVPAGVVYASSLDTMVPSDTNTDANYNRYGVSHYSFQTLSEDHHFWQVGAVAKDGIVGAYDSILSATFLAIVQITRFFNFVSREAFTFSMMDALIDGIAEIIRQVTGVNTGFITSGGLFDSLGGIAVMITAAYILWLMVKTRFLDGMQQAFSFLIALIVIIGFFANAGPMLKGANNAVSSVGTVIYSALAKATGLSTNSANGVVIISEQVWNELVIRPYTMLQFDSSDLATKDPVLLDQVLKSQPFSDERQAVLASAASKYPAVGQVRSSEQMIMILVFFIFSAIILGLFTYWAILTIFMRFKLLSHAAVMSVTLIGALLPGREAGVAVLRSQFTKLIGYVVMTAMTMFMLDLSLVMGHFTYDVVFKVGKGWFLALFLESIMIFVIFKYRNEITQVFGKATGIPSNLPRPKSTVADALQRNVTRTLYNTAANKVGGLFNRRGREGVPASFSPSALSRAHNSLNDATSASMMLRYQREREAAESMATEEGQEVQHTPFVQRVNENLRNGAKNPFRGMDKEWKEEQQRLKNVQDDKGNMKEAILTQGIVDGMNDQEAAAVIYGNEHAIRKAATYMVERPKRVGEQMARAKSLNRDHQLKTSVDDFCMIQLFDRYKVDYKQAVEASHVSGDPVKHSDFVKNMDARFGEAGLNNTTKVNNTMLHRNSRISIAPMFEDMPEFQQVKMKLLHANEALRRISPPTEGVELPLPVHLTAPISTQHLLSQMPKVSSGDIVSQMHERSAAIRQSLIPTQVTPIVNMPESYLRKPAARLENDIKNVAPLASIQQLPLSTEHVKASLPRLPKNTIAGQIEKQRRELHEQLVQSLPVQDTSAQLIPSPRVAITGLIHPKVIQLPKLSSGGIRQQLMDQKNSIVRQAFQESRLSVDAIQQRGKHMFPTQKKPSQQHLGSRSTIQNETSVQSRFKVIGNPKGIADVQAVQQESKHLFSSYGKMPQQHLGSRSTIQNETSMQSRFKVIGNPKGIADIQAGSGVPPKLQKNVQITQQTELKRLNPVVLTGSQTDVRVIAKKRLTPQIPKMADMNAGIQASKQVTSTTVSQEQLQRFRINRSQQTKMDLKQVRINDPRLKMFLDHRDHVFPELFSNSRLASSSLKVHKDSHKLQVNTKAVQFKDSSLKASMEQSKAALLAAGSTSSVSTKNIQARKLYKVNVNRVDGLKVNISDPAPQPKLDPLLSRSETVKQTVSRNVNLQRKQITNMGIKSVNFKNAELKFKVEQTKAAIVNSSSIVSTKIETKPVQNLEKAMKLKQKVSPSMSDGLEDELKHLKTMERARRISPVSTTAENISKLVQSKAQAARQSTVKTNPGEPV, from the coding sequence ATGAAGGAGAAGTCGTCCTCGCTGGGCTTAAAAAGGAGTAAGTATACTACATGGGTCCTGTCGATCGTCCTGTTTTTCATCCTGGTAGCCTCCGTGCCAGCCGGCGTAGTTTATGCCAGCTCACTGGACACTATGGTTCCCAGTGATACAAATACAGATGCCAACTACAACAGGTATGGAGTTTCCCATTATTCCTTTCAGACCCTATCCGAAGATCACCACTTTTGGCAGGTCGGCGCTGTAGCGAAGGATGGCATTGTCGGTGCGTATGATTCTATTCTATCAGCAACTTTTCTAGCCATCGTTCAAATCACACGGTTCTTTAATTTCGTTAGCCGGGAGGCCTTTACGTTCTCCATGATGGATGCCTTGATCGACGGTATAGCAGAAATTATAAGACAGGTCACTGGAGTAAACACCGGCTTCATTACATCAGGTGGATTATTTGATAGTTTGGGTGGAATAGCCGTGATGATTACAGCCGCCTACATCCTATGGTTAATGGTGAAAACCCGATTCCTGGATGGAATGCAGCAAGCCTTCTCATTCCTAATTGCCCTAATCGTCATTATCGGATTTTTTGCAAACGCTGGCCCCATGTTAAAAGGTGCAAATAATGCAGTGAGCTCCGTCGGAACGGTCATCTATTCCGCTTTAGCAAAAGCAACCGGTCTTTCGACCAACTCAGCGAATGGAGTCGTTATTATTTCGGAGCAGGTATGGAACGAACTTGTAATCCGCCCATATACCATGCTTCAATTTGATTCTTCCGATCTCGCAACAAAAGATCCGGTGTTGCTAGATCAAGTATTAAAATCTCAACCCTTTTCAGATGAACGTCAAGCTGTACTCGCCTCAGCCGCTTCCAAATATCCGGCTGTGGGGCAGGTGCGCTCCTCTGAACAGATGATCATGATTTTAGTCTTTTTTATCTTCTCAGCAATTATTTTGGGTTTGTTCACCTACTGGGCGATATTAACAATATTTATGCGATTCAAATTATTATCGCACGCAGCGGTAATGTCCGTAACATTAATCGGCGCGCTGCTGCCAGGACGCGAAGCGGGGGTCGCCGTACTCCGCTCCCAGTTCACAAAACTAATCGGCTATGTCGTCATGACCGCAATGACGATGTTCATGCTCGATCTCTCATTGGTAATGGGTCACTTCACCTATGATGTTGTCTTTAAAGTCGGCAAAGGATGGTTTTTGGCACTCTTCCTTGAATCGATCATGATTTTCGTTATTTTCAAATACCGGAATGAAATCACTCAGGTCTTTGGGAAAGCAACCGGTATCCCATCAAATTTGCCACGGCCTAAGAGCACCGTTGCGGATGCTCTGCAACGGAATGTTACCCGCACTCTTTATAATACTGCCGCAAACAAAGTTGGAGGACTCTTTAATCGCAGGGGAAGAGAAGGAGTACCCGCTTCATTTAGCCCAAGCGCACTGAGCAGAGCTCACAATAGCCTTAATGATGCAACCTCTGCAAGTATGATGCTCCGCTATCAGCGAGAAAGGGAAGCGGCCGAGTCGATGGCAACTGAAGAGGGGCAGGAAGTTCAGCATACTCCATTTGTACAGCGGGTAAATGAAAACCTGCGCAATGGTGCGAAGAACCCGTTCCGCGGCATGGACAAAGAATGGAAAGAGGAACAACAGCGGCTTAAGAATGTACAGGATGATAAGGGCAACATGAAAGAGGCCATTTTGACTCAGGGAATCGTCGATGGAATGAACGACCAAGAAGCGGCTGCCGTGATCTATGGCAACGAACATGCGATTCGAAAAGCAGCAACCTATATGGTGGAGCGGCCAAAACGTGTCGGAGAGCAAATGGCGCGGGCAAAGTCGCTAAATCGAGATCACCAGTTAAAAACCTCCGTGGACGACTTCTGTATGATTCAATTGTTTGACCGATACAAAGTGGATTATAAACAAGCCGTTGAGGCTTCTCATGTGAGCGGCGATCCTGTGAAGCATAGCGATTTTGTTAAAAACATGGATGCTCGCTTCGGGGAAGCTGGCCTGAATAACACCACGAAGGTAAACAACACCATGCTGCACCGAAACTCGCGGATATCAATAGCTCCGATGTTTGAGGATATGCCGGAGTTCCAGCAAGTGAAGATGAAGCTGCTCCATGCGAATGAAGCACTACGCCGGATCTCGCCTCCGACTGAAGGCGTGGAGTTACCGTTACCAGTCCATCTGACAGCGCCGATAAGCACCCAGCATCTGTTATCACAAATGCCGAAAGTCTCGTCGGGTGATATTGTTTCTCAAATGCATGAACGGAGTGCGGCGATCCGCCAATCACTTATTCCTACTCAAGTAACACCAATCGTTAACATGCCGGAAAGTTATCTGCGGAAACCAGCCGCACGGCTTGAGAATGACATTAAGAATGTGGCTCCGCTAGCCAGCATTCAACAGTTACCTTTGTCAACGGAGCACGTAAAGGCAAGCCTTCCACGTCTCCCAAAGAATACGATAGCCGGTCAGATCGAAAAACAACGGCGGGAATTGCATGAGCAGCTCGTTCAATCTCTACCTGTTCAGGATACCAGTGCACAACTAATCCCATCTCCACGAGTGGCGATTACGGGCCTGATTCATCCAAAAGTGATTCAACTGCCGAAGCTCTCTAGTGGTGGCATCCGTCAGCAGCTTATGGATCAAAAAAATTCAATTGTGAGACAAGCATTCCAAGAAAGCCGGCTTAGTGTAGATGCTATTCAGCAGAGGGGCAAACATATGTTCCCGACCCAAAAAAAGCCTTCTCAACAGCATCTAGGGTCCCGCTCCACCATCCAAAACGAGACGTCCGTGCAGTCCCGTTTCAAAGTGATCGGGAATCCAAAAGGTATTGCTGATGTACAAGCTGTCCAACAAGAGAGCAAACATTTGTTCTCTTCTTATGGAAAAATGCCTCAACAGCATCTAGGGTCCCGTTCCACCATCCAAAATGAGACATCTATGCAGTCCCGTTTCAAAGTGATCGGGAATCCAAAAGGTATTGCTGATATACAAGCTGGAAGCGGTGTTCCACCGAAGCTACAGAAAAATGTTCAGATTACCCAGCAGACAGAGCTTAAACGCTTGAATCCAGTAGTGCTTACAGGGTCACAAACGGATGTTCGGGTTATTGCTAAAAAGCGACTTACCCCACAGATTCCAAAAATGGCTGACATGAATGCAGGAATACAGGCATCCAAACAGGTGACTTCGACGACAGTATCCCAGGAGCAGTTGCAGCGCTTCCGCATTAATCGAAGTCAACAAACCAAAATGGATCTGAAGCAGGTTCGAATCAACGACCCAAGACTGAAAATGTTCTTGGATCATAGAGATCATGTATTTCCGGAGCTATTCTCTAATTCCCGCTTGGCATCATCATCGCTGAAGGTACACAAGGATTCGCATAAGCTGCAGGTGAACACCAAAGCCGTTCAGTTTAAAGATTCAAGTCTTAAAGCAAGTATGGAGCAGAGTAAAGCGGCTCTGCTGGCTGCCGGCTCAACGAGTTCAGTATCCACGAAGAACATTCAAGCCCGGAAGCTCTATAAAGTGAATGTCAACCGTGTAGATGGACTGAAGGTAAACATCTCAGATCCCGCTCCGCAGCCAAAACTCGATCCTCTTCTTAGCAGAAGTGAAACTGTGAAGCAAACCGTATCCCGGAATGTCAACCTACAGCGGAAGCAGATCACTAATATGGGGATCAAATCCGTGAATTTCAAAAATGCTGAGCTGAAATTCAAGGTGGAACAAACCAAAGCAGCAATAGTGAACAGTTCCAGCATAGTGAGCACCAAGATTGAGACCAAACCGGTTCAAAATCTTGAAAAAGCGATGAAGTTGAAACAAAAGGTTTCTCCTTCCATGTCCGATGGACTTGAGGACGAGCTGAAGCATCTTAAGACAATGGAGAGGGCACGCCGAATTTCACCTGTATCTACAACTGCAGAGAATATTTCCAAACTGGTTCAAAGTAAAGCGCAAGCCGCACGCCAAAGTACCGTTAAAACGAATCCTGGTGAACCAGTGTAA
- a CDS encoding ATP-binding protein, giving the protein MAEALLAPKKKTSRVKIEFPIAYFEQNLIFNHNKEVWAIYEIQSYVYDHLSDQQKIDKLISQTSFLTMLTDQFHILWLPKTHDIHRHHENLKQKRTAGPLQKRADQIITEMSEYLQRNYTDQSDSNNADYKAYIAVYLPKNENTDLVDQVSDIVTELKKMVLHPMRAIENIAGINNPEIFEHEFQMYLTKEKQIYDRLSRRMKIKRGTPETTEWLIKRNFWWGIGEPELRSSTDKPWAPKKKKGKKNGLSSFIYDSRQVLTLTDADIDCSHSRRVKITQPHNGEEKQIYHAYMALSDLPEEAQMPGSEWLYSAATLPFQVEISIKVEVLEAVDALKKLGRKKMDIDNQVKNINEAGASVPLDLQEKSDRAVYLEDELKRGKKPTFITHVTYGLHHTDVNLLKSNCRILQDHYRDFGNVQVQLPAGDQWLLFNDFIPGSPRYVSDYIQRIPPEKLASGMIGATQELGDGVGFYIGTTGTLDHPVYLDLAHASSINRSPSMTTTGTLGGGKSMLANLLGYQNAMFGGKTLIFDPKGERSHWIDYLPELAGQIQIATLSSDDKDKGKLDPFIMLENIEDAKEAAVEILSYLSSTLTNSEEYSYITRSVNKVASEPNPFLAKVITELYNLGKNERPKATIVAEILDSFQTLSFAKLLFGTGGEKTIRMDYALNILQIQNLKMPAIDKLPETYSLSEKMSVALMFAIGHFANKFMYHDRSIFKFFLLDEAWALLATQAGKALADMIVRTGRSLKGGADIVTQNPTDVAGDLAGNIGVKFAFRDQDTNKIKNTLQYFGLEATQENIDLIKNLENGQCLMQDIYGRVGLVQIDVVFQHLFDCFDTRPPEESSYQTLAKDEYEEEDALDILSQFSSYMEGVGEVAVGEEDPDEGEVVLAGLKKE; this is encoded by the coding sequence TTGGCAGAAGCTTTGTTAGCCCCGAAGAAGAAAACCAGCAGAGTTAAAATTGAGTTTCCGATTGCGTATTTTGAACAAAATTTAATCTTCAACCATAACAAAGAAGTATGGGCTATCTATGAAATACAATCGTATGTCTATGATCATTTAAGCGATCAACAAAAAATAGATAAATTAATTAGTCAAACATCATTCCTAACGATGTTAACTGATCAGTTTCATATCCTATGGCTCCCCAAAACCCATGATATTCACCGTCATCACGAAAATCTAAAACAGAAACGGACTGCAGGCCCGCTTCAAAAACGAGCGGATCAGATCATTACTGAAATGAGTGAATATCTACAGCGAAACTATACCGACCAAAGTGATTCAAACAATGCCGATTACAAAGCCTATATTGCGGTTTATCTTCCGAAGAATGAAAATACTGACCTTGTTGATCAAGTTAGCGATATCGTCACTGAACTAAAGAAAATGGTACTGCATCCCATGCGAGCCATTGAGAATATAGCAGGAATTAACAACCCAGAAATCTTCGAGCATGAATTTCAAATGTACTTAACCAAAGAGAAACAAATCTACGATCGTCTTTCTCGCCGAATGAAAATCAAACGGGGTACTCCAGAAACTACCGAGTGGTTGATTAAACGGAACTTTTGGTGGGGGATCGGGGAGCCGGAATTGCGCTCTTCAACTGACAAGCCTTGGGCGCCTAAGAAAAAGAAGGGTAAAAAGAACGGCTTAAGCAGCTTCATCTATGACTCCAGACAAGTATTAACCCTTACGGATGCTGACATCGACTGTTCTCATTCAAGGCGTGTCAAAATCACTCAGCCTCATAATGGTGAGGAAAAGCAGATTTATCATGCTTATATGGCCTTATCTGATTTACCCGAAGAAGCCCAAATGCCTGGCAGTGAATGGCTTTATAGTGCAGCCACCTTACCATTTCAAGTCGAAATTAGCATCAAGGTGGAAGTGCTAGAAGCAGTAGATGCCCTGAAAAAACTGGGTAGAAAAAAGATGGACATTGATAACCAAGTGAAAAACATCAATGAAGCTGGAGCGTCCGTCCCGCTTGACCTACAAGAGAAGTCCGATCGAGCAGTCTATTTAGAAGATGAACTGAAAAGAGGGAAGAAGCCGACCTTTATCACCCATGTAACCTATGGGTTACACCATACGGATGTCAATTTGCTGAAAAGCAACTGCAGAATCCTTCAGGATCATTATCGAGATTTCGGTAATGTACAGGTTCAGCTTCCTGCTGGTGATCAGTGGCTCCTCTTTAATGACTTTATCCCAGGCTCCCCTCGGTACGTTTCCGACTATATTCAGCGGATTCCACCCGAAAAACTGGCCTCCGGAATGATTGGTGCCACACAAGAACTGGGCGATGGAGTGGGTTTCTACATTGGCACAACAGGAACGCTAGATCATCCAGTATATTTGGATCTTGCACATGCCAGCAGTATTAACCGAAGCCCAAGTATGACCACAACAGGAACTCTCGGCGGCGGAAAATCAATGCTAGCGAACTTACTGGGATATCAAAATGCGATGTTCGGTGGGAAAACGCTGATATTCGACCCGAAAGGTGAACGTTCGCACTGGATTGATTATTTACCAGAATTGGCAGGTCAAATTCAAATCGCTACCCTATCTTCTGATGACAAAGACAAAGGGAAGCTCGATCCCTTTATTATGCTGGAGAATATTGAAGATGCCAAAGAAGCAGCTGTCGAAATTCTCTCCTACTTATCATCAACACTAACAAATTCAGAAGAGTACAGCTATATCACAAGATCTGTCAATAAAGTAGCGAGCGAACCTAACCCTTTTCTAGCTAAAGTAATTACTGAACTTTATAACTTAGGAAAAAACGAAAGACCTAAGGCGACCATTGTTGCTGAGATATTGGATAGCTTCCAGACACTTTCCTTTGCAAAACTCCTATTTGGGACAGGCGGGGAAAAAACCATTCGAATGGACTACGCTCTCAATATTCTGCAGATCCAAAATCTCAAAATGCCTGCAATTGATAAATTACCAGAGACCTATTCATTGTCTGAAAAAATGAGCGTAGCCCTCATGTTCGCAATCGGACACTTCGCCAATAAATTCATGTATCATGATCGCTCCATCTTTAAATTCTTTCTACTCGACGAGGCCTGGGCCCTCCTTGCGACACAAGCAGGAAAAGCGCTGGCTGATATGATTGTGCGAACGGGAAGAAGCTTGAAAGGCGGCGCGGACATCGTAACTCAGAATCCAACTGATGTGGCTGGCGATTTAGCCGGGAATATTGGAGTGAAGTTTGCTTTCCGAGATCAGGATACCAATAAGATTAAAAATACCCTTCAGTACTTTGGGCTCGAAGCTACCCAGGAGAATATCGACTTGATAAAAAACTTAGAAAATGGTCAGTGCTTGATGCAGGATATTTACGGCCGTGTGGGACTTGTACAGATCGACGTCGTATTCCAGCACTTATTTGACTGCTTCGATACTCGTCCGCCAGAAGAATCGAGTTACCAGACTCTTGCCAAGGACGAATATGAAGAGGAAGATGCTCTCGATATTTTAAGCCAGTTCTCCAGTTACATGGAGGGGGTAGGAGAAGTCGCAGTAGGGGAGGAGGATCCTGATGAAGGAGAAGTCGTCCTCGCTGGGCTTAAAAAGGAGTAA
- a CDS encoding TcpE family conjugal transfer membrane protein yields MSEKQDPPRVTVSNYTRIWNLDWVIYAFEGKKLPFPANLRIIATFVVVEIIWLILGKTLFFFLPGTYSYVVLPVATTWLISKQKLDGKAPHKWLLSMICYWMRPKRLNRYRKLEHNKHYVYQSKVVYRTKRERA; encoded by the coding sequence ATGAGTGAGAAACAAGATCCACCGCGCGTAACAGTTTCGAACTACACCAGGATATGGAATCTGGACTGGGTCATTTATGCTTTTGAGGGGAAGAAGCTTCCATTTCCAGCTAACCTTAGAATCATAGCAACCTTTGTTGTGGTTGAAATCATTTGGCTGATCTTAGGTAAAACTCTATTCTTCTTTTTACCGGGGACATATTCCTATGTGGTCCTTCCGGTGGCTACAACATGGCTTATCTCAAAGCAAAAACTTGATGGTAAAGCACCTCATAAATGGCTCCTAAGTATGATCTGTTATTGGATGCGTCCGAAACGGCTAAATAGGTACCGAAAGCTTGAACACAATAAGCACTATGTCTATCAAAGCAAAGTAGTATATCGCACCAAAAGAGAGCGTGCTTAG